From the genome of Arvicola amphibius chromosome 9, mArvAmp1.2, whole genome shotgun sequence:
CAATGGCCTGCAGGGATTGGACAAAACCATCCATTAGATACTATCAGTTCCCACTGTCTTGTCCCTGTCCTCTCTGACCTGCCTGTTCCACTTGACTTCTCTCATGCCCCCAAACCTAGGCTCATGTGTGATGTCTCTAAAATCAAACATTCATGCTTAGGTTTCCTTGCTTCAGCCCTCATTGCCCTCAATTCCTAGAGACCCAGACTGCAACTTCAATCGACACTCAGTCCAGTGGATTCTGGATGCTTGTGTCCTATCTAGCAATGGAAATGTATGTACCACTCAGGGCTGTTGATTTTACGGCAGTCAAAATGTGCTAGAACCGGTCTTTGTTTACAGTAAACACTCTCAGCTGGCAATACTACTGCAATTGGTAAATGGAGTCTGACAGTAAGCATCAGATTGTCTATGCAttgccctcctcccttccttgctaGCCTCTTTCCTGCCTACTCCTGGCCCTTGTACTCACTGAAGTTTTGCTAGTCTCATGCCCTATACTGGACCCTTGGCCTGGACAGGCTTCTGCATAGCAGTCTTTCCTGACCTTTTCTCTGCCCACCAATAAGAAGCCCTTTGAGAGGGTTGGTGTTCTGTCATCACTTCAATCCTGCTTATCTCTACGTTCCTCTGCCTTCGTCCCATTCACAGGATGCCGGAATTGTCTGTTCACGGTCTGGTTCTCCCTAGAACTGTACAGAATTTGAAATCTTCTCGGTCACTTATTCATCTTTGTGCTTAGCATAGGACCTGCTTGAGAAATGGTGATGAGCAAACATCTAATGGCTTGGTAATTACATGACCTTGGCTTTTTAAACGTAAGGTTAAAGAACCTGCCAAATCCAAGACCAGCTCCAGATATGACTATGGGTTCTACACCCAACATACCCGACCCCTACTTCCCATTTTCCCATCTTCGTGACACTATTCAGTTGTTCAATAACACAGACCCTGGTCTTCCTCATCTACTGCGATGTCTCCCCAcagtggatttttattttctctggtggttttccacagaacTATCAGGAATGACCAGCAAATCATTGTAATTTGTTGTCTGGATGATAAGAAACTGTCTCATAACTGAAAGGAACATGTCATGTTTTCAAAACAGCTCAAGTTACACATTCAGAGTAAAGGCCTTTAAAATAAGCACACCTCTCTAATTTCAAACAACTGATCTATAGAACTTAGTCTAACAGAATGGGGCCTTGCGAGAAGGACTCAACGCCCACAAAACAAACACCTGGGGGAGCCAAAAGGTAGCCAAGTAGCAAACTATATTAACTTGGCCTCCTCTGGAAAAACAAGGAACAGTAGAATCTTAGCCAGAGAGCCTTCTGGGCAGAGCTAAGAGTGGGCTATGGCATATGACTGCCTTtggtatgttttaaatttttcaccaTATCATCTTTGGGAAACTCGTTAGATCTTCACTTAACCATTCCAGAGGGGGCAACCTGAGGTTAGCTGCAGCATGCTCCAATACCCCAAAGTACATGAAGAGATATAAAGTCTACTACATGAGACTGTTTTTGCTCTGAAACCCACTAATGACCATACGGGTTTGCAATGGCAATGCCAGGTGAGCAGGGAGGAAAGAACCCAGCCATTGGCATGTACAGGATTGGTCCAGCCCACCAGCTTACAAAAGTGAAcagcttttttctttctacaaattGAGCAACACTATGGTTCGAAGACCCAAAAATCTCAGGTATAAAATCTGAACCtagacaaaacaagacagaaccAACTAACCAGCCAAAGTAACAAATAACCCACAAATTCCTTAAGCCCGTTCGTCATTTCTGACTTTACAATTCTGATCCTGAGTCATAAAGTTGAAATTAAATTTGGGGACTAGAAACTAACAAATATGTAACAGTGGTCTTTCATGTTCCCCAGAAATATGGCTTTCAAAGTGACTTTCACATCCACCCTTTGAGTAGAGTTTGAAAGGCTCCAGTCATGATCCTTTacgcatgaaaaaaaaaaaagggagggtaAGATTTCTGTTTGGTATGCAAGAGCCATTCGAACACTCTATATTTACGATGCAGAGGTgtttaaaactaaacaaaaccagaaataagtTACCGCCTGCTTCGAAGCATAATACTTAAATTCCTCTTCTGAATTATTAATATTGGAAATGAGAAAGAGCTGTGGAGTTATTTCACCCTGGGGACCTTTAAACCACTGTTCGTTCTTAATAAACTGCAGGCTGCTATGCTCTGGGTCTTGCTACAAGCTTGTGTGACACATGGATAGTGTTATTATGAGCCTGATGTAATGTCAGCATGGAGACACGGGGACCTCACACCACAAGGCCATATTTGTTGTTCTgggtttttaacttaaaaaaaaaatttcccattcAGTCTCATTCCCCCGAAAAACAGCTGAGCTGAGGGGGTTTCTGAGCGTGCCTTTCTGAGCTGGCTGCAGGACACCATCACTCTTTAAGGACACAGAACTAAAGGCTCTGTTTAGAAGAATAAGAGCAAAAGTGAATTGCTTCTCTGTCACGAAGAAGCAATGTGCCCCTGAATGTCACTTCCATGCTAGTGCCTTAGGACCTGCCACATCTGCAGTGAGAACTTTTGTGTCCAGACTTGAGGCTGAGGCTATGTTTGAGGCACATTTGTAGTCTGTGCTCAGTAAAGAACCCACTGGGGGATAAACGCACACTTGTAAAATCAGTGATCTTAAGGGCCAAACTGCTTGCCCTTAAGGGGAGACAGCAATGCAATCAGCTGGATTAGAGGGGTCCTAGAGGGAAGGATCTAAAATATCCAGAGAGagaagagctgggggaggggcaaggcAGATGAGTCGATACTTTCTCTGGCAAAGAATGGTGGGGGAACGAATGCTGCCCACCAAGAACTGATTTTCTGTTGGTGAGCCCATGTCTGTCTACCCGTGGCAGGAACTACATTCTAGGGTGGCAAATGTACTTACTGCAACCCTATTCCatgcccttcaaccaagaggTTCCTGCCCTGAAGTCCTGATGGTCTACTTTAAGGTGGCAGAGAGCTGTGGCTGTTGACACTATGTGTCAACCTGGCTATGCAGCAAGGCCTGGTAGTCACcgtaaactttttctttttgtttgttttttagaaatcACATTACTCTCTTTTGACTGATGAgtaaattccatcttacacctgtaagaatggccaagattaaaaaacaaaacaaaataaaacaaaaaaacgaaaacactgatgacagcttatgctggagaggacgaGGGCTAAAggactcctccattgctgatgggagtgcaagctggtacagcttaTCCTGGAGAGGACGAGGGCTAAAggactcctccattgctgatgggagtgcaagctggtacagccgcattgaaaatcagtatggtgatttctcagaaaattaggaaacaatttccctcaagacccagtaatactatatgtgtgtgtgtgtgtgtgtatatatatatatatccaaagtatATACTCAatagtaccacaaggacatgtgctcagctgcattcatagcagcattatttgtcatagccagaacctggaacaacctaaatgcctcttgactgaaaaatggataaagaagatgtggaacatttacacaatggagtactacacagcggaaaataataatgaaattttgaaatgaatgaatctagaaaacatcacattaaGTGAGGTTAcgcaaacccagaaagacaaatataatatgtgctcactcataagtggcttttagacataaagcaaagaaaaaccagcctacaattcacaatcccagaggacctagacaacaaagaggaccctaagagagtcatacatggatcttatctacatggaaagtagaaaaagacaagatcttctgagtaaattgggagcgtggagaccatgggagagggttgaaggggaggggagaggaagaaaggggaatggagaaaaatgtatagctcaataaaaacagtaaaaaaaccttaattaaaaaagaaagaaatcacactACTCTCCACATTGTATTGGGCCTCATTCAATGAGTTGAAGGCTTTAAGAACATACAAAGAGGTATCCTTAAAGGCTCTGCCTCAAGATTGTAGCATAGAAAGgttgaagggatggctcagccattacaagtagaggacctaggttcgattcccagcacctacatgtctGCTCATGACTTTCCTTAAACCCAGGTCCAggggtcctcttctggcctccactgtctCCAGGCATACACATCGCACACTTAAGCATATGCAGGCAAGatctcacacacatataataataataagcctgtaaaggacttttttttttttaaaggaatataccAAAACCCTGCCTGACAGCCCCCACCTGTTAACTTGTCCTATAAACTTCAGACTTGCAAGCTCAGGTATATCCTTTAaatctctccccctctctccgtATACTACTGACCCACAGAGAAGTTAAGAAACCTATGCTCTGCAAATACACAAAGCTTTGAGGCCAGCACGGCAAAGTAGAGAGCAGTCTGAGTATGGTCATGTAGCTCACCATCCTGGAAAAGGGCCCCACAATGCACACGGGCTGTAACCTAAAGGTTGGACTAAGAGAACTGTCCCGGATTAGAACTCACATTTACCTAAGAACTGTTTTCAGTTGCAGCCTAGCTCTCCTCAGAGCCCCTACGCCTTGGGTTTAGTCCTTGAGTGTTCAAAGGACATCATTACCATTCACTTTAAAGCTGGCGCCCATAAAAGCAACCTCTAGCATCCTtgacctcctcctcctttcccataTTCCCACCTGACGCCCCTGCCCCCTGTTGCCGTCTGCTCACATAGACCACAGTTTCTATGAGGGATGAAGTTTGTCCAGCATCTTGGGCACAgccctagcctggaactcaaagtgCAAAGAACCACAGCCCCCGCGGGACCCACCGATTTCCTCCCCCAGGGAGGAGTTCAGGATGGCACCGGCGGACATGACGACCGCGCAGCTGCGCAGGCCACGCGGGTGGAGCTGGCTCAGAGGCACCCCAGGTACCAGCGGCCGCCAGCCCAGCGCTGAGAAGGGTGGCTCCTTGCCGTCCAGCGTGCGCACATGCACGCGCCTGCGCAGCTCGCACAGCAGCTCGGGCCCTGTGCGCCTGGCTTCGCGCCGCTTGCGGAAGCGTACGCCGTGCTTGTTGAAGGACATGTAGTAGCGCATGGCCTTTTGCAGACGCGGGTTCAGCATCTTGGAGGACACGGTCCCCTTCCAGAGCCGGTACAGGAAGGCTCTGGACATGGAGGCCGACAGCATGTCGCCATAGAATGCCTCCTCGGGCACGCGGCTCCGTCTCGCACGGTGAAGCTTCTCTGGCTTGTGCTGGGCGGGTCCTGCCCGCCTCGACGGCTCCCCCGGGGAGGGCTGTCCCAGGGCGCCCTGCGTGTGGCGGTGCCACCCTGGCTGACCGGCAGCAAAAAAGTagccatcttcctcttcttcccggTAGAAAGCACTTTGCGATTTCCTACCGACCTGGGATGAAAAAAACTCATCCCCGTCGTCAAAGCCATCTTTGTCCCATTTCTGTGGGTCCACAGGCCCGCTGTGGAACGGGCTGGCAGGGTGACTGCCCAGCAGCTCTTTGCTTGCCTCCAAATTCCTGAGCAAAGAGGGCTCCTGCAAAGCGCCCATGATGGCCCGCTGCTTGCCCTGCACGGGTAGGAGCCCATGGTTctccaggaaggagaaggagctgGGTACAGGCGCAGCAGGGTTGCTGTTGGTAAAGTAGATGAAAATCGCCAAAAAGAGGAGGCCCcaaacaaatattccaaagaGCGTTCGTTGTCGCCATTGCTTCAAGTGTGGTTTCATTGCAGACCTCTGAGGCCAGCCAGCACTTCGCCTTAGGTTTCTGACACGGGGAGGTGGGCTGAACCTGAAAAAGACAGGAGCCACGGTTAACATGGGAAGCCTGCTCAGACGCTGCTAGGGCAGCGTTCATGAGAAATCAGCTGAAAGGGGCATCAGAAGACAGAATATCCAGCGCTACCGAATTCACTTCTCTCCTACCTTTACACTTGACCATTGCAAGGTCACGCCATCTCAGCAGAGCCTTGGGAGAGAAAAATCTTTCCTACGGGGCTATGGATGTGACTGCCGTTCATGCCTGTGCACTCTTGTGGGGAACCTATGGCTGAATCTTCCCTCTGCATCTAGTTAGGGGAAGCAAAGTTAAAGAGTGTAGTTTGCCTGCTCTTGTCGGCTAGCAATTCATCAACGTCTCAACTCATATATTTTACAGGCTTCTATGGTAGGCATTTCTAAATTCTTCATGATCTACCTGGAACATGCCAGACGTCCACCACTGCTGGTTCTAAATAAAGCAATGGGTGAGTGTGGCTGCAAGTAAATACTGTACAGGGTACCTTCTGACTTGAGTGCTCTCAAGGATTGCCCTGCCCTTCTGCAACCAAGACTGAACCAGCAGGGACACAAGGTTAACCTAGAGGAAATACCAGCAGTTGCCAGGCTGTGCTCCAGGCCCTGTGCTTAGCACCTGTCCTGCATTATCTCCTTAGGTGTTTTCAGTTTTGAATAAGACAGAAAGAACTGTTATATCCATTTCCAAGAATAGaaatggggggctggagacatggctcaggggttaagagcactggctgcttttccagaggtcctgagttcaaggcaaccacagggtggcccacaaccatctacagtgggttctgatgctttcttctggcatgAAAACGTACATGCAGATAAAGTACCTAtatacttaagtttttaaaaagtagaaacagGTCCAGAGATGTAAACTAACATGCTCAAAAACATGTTATAGAAAGCAATGTTGTGTACAAACCCATCTTGATTTTAGGGCTTGCTAAACTTTGAAAGCGTACCAAGGAAAGTTATAGTTTCTAAATTTAGCTTGTTGTCTACCTGTGGTAAAGGATCATTATTGCCCAAATTGCCACTCGCTGCTCTTCTTTGGTGTTTTCTTCTGTAGCAGAATGTGACGGCCATGACAATTACTGTCAAAACTTCTAAGTGCTTACTCCTTATGTGTTCACACATCTCACTAGGAAGTGATAATGGATGGTTTCCTACAGTGCAGTCTGGGGCCATGATTTGAGCACCATCTCCTATGTTACTTAACTAACCTGTCTACTCGGGACACAGTCCATCCCTGTTTCAAGTTATAATGTCCCACAAAAAAGGTCTAGGAGctttttctagtattttaagGATCCAGTGGAAATCAGAACATTAACGCTTAGTAATAGTTATTCTATTTCCATTAGAACTGTGGGCATTGAAATGTCATTCCGTCACTTGCTACCTAGAGTTGGTGCTTACTCTACAAGTTGGGGTTCATAGCCATAAGACTTCCCTCATTGTAGATGCCAGCTGCAGGTGGGGTCAACTGGCCACACCTCTGGTGGTTCAGCTATCAGGCAGAAAGTCCCCACAATGCCAATTAGGTTTGATAATTTGCTAGAATGGCCAACAAACCCAAGCAAAATGGTGTAGTTAATTACTTCAGTTTTATACACACAATGCCCACAAGGTGGTGGATACATGAAACACTCCTGGTATATCAAATCTTTCCCAGTCAGAGAGCTCTGCTAATCCTCAGTGCCAGCATTTTATGGAGGTTGTGCTATATGATTATGATGGGGTGAACGGTCAGCCTTGAGACTAAACTCAATCCACAGCTTTCCCTTCTTTGCTAGAGGCTAACCCCAAGTTCCCACTCAGAAATTTCACATTGTTAGCTTTTCTGAAGTCCGCACCCTAAAGCTTTGTAGCACCTGTGACTCACTTCATTAGTATAATGAGCACAGTCCTATCACagatatttgaaaatttgaaacagagtttcagaAAGGATCCTGCGACAAAGACAAGAGGAGCCCTCCAGCGATCACCTCACCCCACGGCTGCAGGTGCGAATTTGAaagcctgccttcctgcctctgactgGGAATGGTTTCACCGCTCTGAGCAGCAGCATTTGGGTGGGTAATGCAAGAAAGATAATAACATCATTTCAGCATCAGTCCATAAGAATGTTTTTATAACCTACAGATAAAAATGAGGTGTGTGCAGAGTCAGGGGCATAAATAAGAAAATCAGCTTTGAGCTCTTggaaaagagacagaaacctctggccGCAGGGGCCATGCCCCCCATGCTACATGAATTCATGATGCTTTATAGTTTAGTGGCTGCAGAAAGCTGCGGGGAAGTCAAATACGAAGGTGAAGCTGTTGAATTAGACAGAATGATTTCCAAGATCAGAGACTAGCTGCAGTATACGAAAATGCCGCTTTCCTTGAAAGAGAGATGGGAAGCCTTTTCTGTCAAGGGAAATGATGGCTGGCACGGTAGGGAGGGAAAATAATGAGAAGATGTCTGGGGACACTTGGAAGAGAAGGTCCTGCCGTGTACCCCAAGCCCCATGGCCATTTGTTCTGTCCTGCCCATGTGCTAGGCAGGAGAAAACTGAAGATCCTCAGAGCTGCACAAAATGAAAGAATCTCAAGGCAAGGAAGAGCCATTCTCCATCAGGTGAGATGCACGTGCTTCCTGACACAGTAATTACCGAGAGGAGGAGGTTAGCTGCCTCCACTCATGATCAGGCTTCAACTTTTAATAATCCAAAAACCTTCACTGCAACTTTGGTGGTGGCAAGCCTGCTGCTGCTAATTAAGAGACCACCCTCCAAAATGATTAAATCTCAAAGCAGCGGCAGATCCTCGGctagaaaaatacacagaattcCTTCTGCTTATTCTTGGTGTCTGTCGGGCGCATGTTTCTAATAGATCTAGGATGTAAAGGCAAGAGGCATCAAAGTTAAAGCATACAACCCTCTTCCATGTGAAATGGACGCTTTTATAATGCAATAGAAAGCAGCCTTTCCCTATTAGAATACATCTGAAATATTATAATGACATCACTTAAGCAGAGTTACCTGTTACCCTCAGTGCTATATGTCATCATTAGCTGGTGAGATATAaatgccaccagagacagataagAGGCCCATCAGGCAAACCATCTGTCCCCAGATGCCAGGGGAAAGTGCTCCCTAATCAGACCTTCATGTGTATATTGTCAGCGAGGGTTAAGTGACTGCCCTGCCTCTTTCCCCCTGAGAGCAGCTGTGGCAAGATCATCAGCATCCTGGACCAGTGTggcttcctctcccttccacagCCACTCTCAGTTTTTACGTAGCAGCAGGAAGGATTTGGTTCCTAGTGGACCATCTCTGTTATTGGATCTACCTCTGTCCTATTCCCACCCTTTCTTCTACTTCAGTTTCTTGTCTAGACAAACCTCCAGATAAATTCTAGGTTTTTACATAGGGAACCTATCCATCCCTGAAATTATTCTAATTTCCTTGCTTATCTAGAAAGGTTTGTGGGTGTCCTCAGCTTAGACATGGATTCCCCC
Proteins encoded in this window:
- the St6gal2 gene encoding beta-galactoside alpha-2,6-sialyltransferase 2; this translates as MKPHLKQWRQRTLFGIFVWGLLFLAIFIYFTNSNPAAPVPSSFSFLENHGLLPVQGKQRAIMGALQEPSLLRNLEASKELLGSHPASPFHSGPVDPQKWDKDGFDDGDEFFSSQVGRKSQSAFYREEEEDGYFFAAGQPGWHRHTQGALGQPSPGEPSRRAGPAQHKPEKLHRARRSRVPEEAFYGDMLSASMSRAFLYRLWKGTVSSKMLNPRLQKAMRYYMSFNKHGVRFRKRREARRTGPELLCELRRRVHVRTLDGKEPPFSALGWRPLVPGVPLSQLHPRGLRSCAVVMSAGAILNSSLGEEIDSHDAVLRFNSAPTRGYEKDVGNKTTMRIINSQILANPSHHFIDSSLYKDVILVAWDPAPYSANLNLWYQKPDYNLFTPYIQHRRRHPTQPFYILHPKFIWQLWDIIQENTREKIQPNPPSSGFIGILIMMSMCREVHVYEYIPSVRQTELCHYHELYYDAACTLGAYHPLLYEKLLVQRLNIGTQADLHRKGKVVLPGFRALRCPDTSPNNTYS